GTGGGCCTGCGCCTTCAAGTTTCTTCCCGAGCAAAAAGAAACCCTACTCAAGAGCATCACGATTCAAGTTGGGCGCACCGGCGTACTCACTCCCGTTGCCGAGCTCGAACCGGTATTTGTTTCCGGCACCACCGTTTCGCGTGCCACTCTACACAACCAAGACGAAATCGACCGCAAAGATGTCCGCATTGGTGACACCGTTGTGATCGAAAAAGCCGGTGAGATCATCCCCGCGGTGGTCAAGGTCATCGGCGGCAAACGTCCAGCCCAAAGTCAGGCGTTTAATCTCTACGATTTCGTCAATGGCCGATGCCCGTCTTGCTCCGGCCCTATCGAACAAGAAGAGGGGTTTGTCGCCTGGCGCTGCACCAACTTCGCCTGCCCAGCCCAAGCCATCACCCGGATCAAACATTTTGCCTCCCGTAAGGCACTCGATATCGATGGGCTCGGAACCGCCGTGGCCGAGAAATTGGTTGAAACCCAATCCGTCACCACCACCCTCGACCTGTTTGATTTGGAACAAAAGGCTCTGGCTGATCTATTGCTGGATCCAGCTCAACTGGAAATGGGAGAAAGCAAACCCCGCCGGCTCGGGGAGAAAAAGGCTCGTCTGATTGTAAACTCACTGGAAAGCGCACGACAAGCCCCCCTATCGAAATGGATTTACGCCATGGGAATCCCCCAGATCGGAGAGTCCGCCGCCAGGGAAATCGCACGTCTCCACAACAATCTCAGCGAAGTCGCTAACAGCCCCATCATCACTACCATCCTCAAGATAAGTAAACTTGAGACGGAACAGAAACTCATCTCCCCTCGCAACAAATCCAACCCGCCTGCCAACGACGCCGAAAAAAAACAACGCCAACAACACTACAACGATCTCAAACAGAAAATCACAAATCACAAATCACAAATCACCAATTATCAGGTCTCACCTGATCTCGGACCCGTCGCGGCCGAACACATCGTTGACTTTTTCCAAAGCGAGGGCGGACAACACGTCTTGGAAAAACTAACAAATCTAAACATCAACCCACGATCAGACAACTACGACCCCGAAAAATCCGCACTGCAAAATAGTGGCTCGGCCATCGCCGGAAAAACCTTTGTCATCACCGGCACACTCTCCGAGCCAAGACCGGCATTCAAAAAACGGATCGAAGCCGCGGGAGGCAAAGTCTCCGGTTCCATCTCAGGAAAAACCGACTACCTGTTAGCCGGTGAGAAGGCTGGCTCAAAACGCAGCAAGGCAGAATCCTTGGGAGTGACCATCCTCGACGAAGAAACGTTCCGAGACATGCTTTAGCATGAAAGTAGGACAGGATTTCATCCTGTCGGCAACCTTGATTCATCATACAGAGCCCCAACCAATTTCCAGAGCTGTCGACAGGTTAAAAACCTGTCCTACTTTCACGATCAATCATTCCACCTAATCCCCAACAATAGCCTCACCATGAACAACGCCTGGATTTGCCTCATCTTTGCCGGCTTCTTTGAAATCGGCTGGCCAGTCGGCTTGAAGTTGGCCCAGTCACCCGGGAAAACCGTCCAAGGGATCATCATCGCCGTCGTGTGTATGGCAATCAGTGGCTGGCTACTGTGGTCGGCCCAAAAAACGATTCCAATGGGAACTGCCTATGCTGTCTGGACGGGACTGGGTGCCGCGGGAACTTTTTTTGTGGGCGTGCTGTTCTATGAAGACCCCACCAGCATGATGCGCTACCTGGGCGTGCTCATGATCATTGGCGGCGTGGTGACGCTCAAGCTGGCTCATTGATCACCCCGCTCTGATTACCCGTTAGGATCCAGCAGCGGGCACTTGGCAGGGAGAACCATGCGGACCGCTCCCGGGACCACCTCGAAACGGATATGGGTCGACTCAATCGGCTCTCCATCTAAATTCACAGGGATGGGCACCTCGGATGATGATTCCAACCATGCAACCTGCCGCCGTTGTACGTATTCGCCATCCACATCGGAATCGAGCAGCTCACGAATCACTTGGGAGACAGCGTCCGCAGGAAAACTTCGGAGAGAGACCACATCGAACAATCCATCATTGATCACGGCCTTGGGCGCGAGCTGTTGGCCTCCACCCGCTTGTCGACCATTGCAAACCGCCCCAATCACCAATTCATGATCCATTTCCACCCCGGGAGCTCTGACTGTTCCAGCGTAGGGAGTGAAGTTCACCGCCTGCACCAAGCCAGATAAGGTATAAGCACCTCCACCCAGGAAGTTTTTCAAGGCAACCGGGGTACTTGTGGTCACCTGCGCCCCGAACCCGGCACTCGCCACATTGATAAAATGACGTTCGTTCGCCCGGGCCGCATCCACTGGCACGGCTGTGCCGGTTTGGGCCAATCGCAGTGCCTGTCCATAGTCCGCCGGAATCGTGCAGGCCGTGGCAAAGTCATTGGCCGTCCCCAAGGGAAGCAGTGCCAACTCCGGCTGTTGATCAGCAGGCAATTGTAAAATGGCATCCACGGCTTCATTCACCGTTCCGTCGCCCCCCCCGGCAATGATTCGCTGACAGCCCTCGGCGGCTGCCTCAGCAACAAGCCGCTGCACATCCCCACCCTCCCAGGTGGGTCGCACCTCCATCTCAGCAAACTCTCTGGCTTGAAAAACGGCATCTCGCACCGGATCGAGCCCGGCTTTTTTACCATTGATGATCAATCGTGTTTTCATATCAGTTTCTATCGGTTATCCAAGTTATCCCCTGCAGGCAATCAACAGACTAATCAGAATGGTCCCAATTGCCAACTCGATTTCCAGCAATTCCAAGCCATGAAGCTCAAGCGTAGACATCCTGACGCCTCCATAGCCAAGGCCTGGTTATAATGACAAAGTCTTCCGCTGAGCTTCCAATTTGCGAGTTGCAATGCCTTCGTGCTTATGGGACAAAGGCGGACGTGAAACGTATCTTCTCTTCCTCACTGATTGTGGCGGGCCTTTCGCTGGCTTTGCTGACTCCCGCCATGGCCGGCGATTCCGTTGCCGAAACCATTCCTCCGACAAGTGATGGCCTCAACGGCAAACAAGAGTGGTTCGGCCCTCCCTACATCCAGTTCGCCCGTAAGAACTCGAATACCGATCTCCCAGGATATGCCGTTGGCAATGCAAACTACCGCCACAATTTCACCACGGATTTCGACAGCCTTCCCGGTGATGTCAGCTCGGATGCCTTCAACCTCTGGCTTCCTTTTGCCGGTGTTAACCACGATGAGTTCCACCTCTTTGGCTTCATCAACTACGGTGCCACCAAATACGACACCAGCGTGCCCAACTTGCTGACCGAAGACACCCTGCACAACTTCTATATGCCCATTGTCTTCATCCACGATGTTTCCGAAAAATGGATCTGGGGAGGCATGGTGATGCCCTCCTATTCCGGGGCTCAAAGTAGCAGTGACAACTTTGCCATTTCCGCTGCTCTCGGCGCAGGGTACAACTACAGCGAAAACCTCGAGCTCTTTGCCGGTGTCTACTACTACCACGGCTTCGGTGAAGAGTATATCATCCCGGGAGCCGCTTTCATCTGGCGCCCCGCACCACGCTGGGAAGCCTACCTGCTGCCTCCCATCGGTGGCATTACCTACAGCGTCAACGATAACTGGCTGGTCAACCTCTACGGCCAATACAGCTCGCCGACCTGGCACGTCAAAGCCGACGATGCAGGACCGGACCGCGATATCAATGTCAGCAGCCTGCGTATCGGTCTTCGTGCGGAATACAACGTGCACAACCAACTGTGGGCCTGGCTCGGTGCCGGTGTCAGCATGGGACAAGAGCTCGACATCGAAAATACCTCGGACAAAACCATCCAGAACAGCGACATCGACATGACTCCCTTCGTTCAGGTCGGTCTCAACTACCGTTTCTAACCCAAGCAGCTCGATATCCATGAAACACCTTGCCCTCATCCCCAGCCTCCTGATAGGCTTACTGCTATGCTCATGTTCCACCGGCATCAACATGCCGTCAGGTACGATCGACTCCTACCAGTCCGCCAATCTGATCAGCCGCAACCCGTATGCCGAGAAATTCGGCTCCGCAGCCAGTCAGGCCCATGTGCGCAAGGTGCATTCCATGATCCAAGGATCTATCAAATCCGAGTT
The Oceaniferula marina DNA segment above includes these coding regions:
- a CDS encoding DUF6268 family outer membrane beta-barrel protein; the encoded protein is MKRIFSSSLIVAGLSLALLTPAMAGDSVAETIPPTSDGLNGKQEWFGPPYIQFARKNSNTDLPGYAVGNANYRHNFTTDFDSLPGDVSSDAFNLWLPFAGVNHDEFHLFGFINYGATKYDTSVPNLLTEDTLHNFYMPIVFIHDVSEKWIWGGMVMPSYSGAQSSSDNFAISAALGAGYNYSENLELFAGVYYYHGFGEEYIIPGAAFIWRPAPRWEAYLLPPIGGITYSVNDNWLVNLYGQYSSPTWHVKADDAGPDRDINVSSLRIGLRAEYNVHNQLWAWLGAGVSMGQELDIENTSDKTIQNSDIDMTPFVQVGLNYRF
- a CDS encoding DMT family transporter, with the translated sequence MNNAWICLIFAGFFEIGWPVGLKLAQSPGKTVQGIIIAVVCMAISGWLLWSAQKTIPMGTAYAVWTGLGAAGTFFVGVLFYEDPTSMMRYLGVLMIIGGVVTLKLAH
- the yegS gene encoding lipid kinase YegS, giving the protein MKTRLIINGKKAGLDPVRDAVFQAREFAEMEVRPTWEGGDVQRLVAEAAAEGCQRIIAGGGDGTVNEAVDAILQLPADQQPELALLPLGTANDFATACTIPADYGQALRLAQTGTAVPVDAARANERHFINVASAGFGAQVTTSTPVALKNFLGGGAYTLSGLVQAVNFTPYAGTVRAPGVEMDHELVIGAVCNGRQAGGGQQLAPKAVINDGLFDVVSLRSFPADAVSQVIRELLDSDVDGEYVQRRQVAWLESSSEVPIPVNLDGEPIESTHIRFEVVPGAVRMVLPAKCPLLDPNG
- the ligA gene encoding NAD-dependent DNA ligase LigA yields the protein MDDLFSFAESQNTPSPEARIAELCTQLEHHNQLYYQQAEPEISDAEYDALMSELKKLEAAHPALARPDSPSQRVGGAPLEGFTQIKHLVPMLSIEDIHELKDEELIEIQQSEPTATRAYNLLDWFDRFQRSLGHSDVTLTVEPKIDGVAVSIVYRNGVLDYAVTRGDGTTGDDITQNIKTIQSIPLRLPEGAPALFEVRGEVFMPNEGFAKLNQQRDEAGEPAFVNPRNATAGTLKQLDPKLVAKRPLDCIFHSYGHVDQAPYTTVAEFQQTLEDYGLKHTHWFNKAHTMEELLGSITKLDHDRHSFAYATDGAVIKVDKLSLHAELGATSKHPKWACAFKFLPEQKETLLKSITIQVGRTGVLTPVAELEPVFVSGTTVSRATLHNQDEIDRKDVRIGDTVVIEKAGEIIPAVVKVIGGKRPAQSQAFNLYDFVNGRCPSCSGPIEQEEGFVAWRCTNFACPAQAITRIKHFASRKALDIDGLGTAVAEKLVETQSVTTTLDLFDLEQKALADLLLDPAQLEMGESKPRRLGEKKARLIVNSLESARQAPLSKWIYAMGIPQIGESAAREIARLHNNLSEVANSPIITTILKISKLETEQKLISPRNKSNPPANDAEKKQRQQHYNDLKQKITNHKSQITNYQVSPDLGPVAAEHIVDFFQSEGGQHVLEKLTNLNINPRSDNYDPEKSALQNSGSAIAGKTFVITGTLSEPRPAFKKRIEAAGGKVSGSISGKTDYLLAGEKAGSKRSKAESLGVTILDEETFRDML